The Paenarthrobacter aurescens region TAATCAATGACGTCCGGCGGGCTTAGCCGGACTTTGGCCGCCAAGGGATGACCAGCGGGCATGGCCACGTCCAGAGCTTCTTCCAAAAGGGGAACTACCGTCAGGCCTTTCTTGGCGAAAACCTCCGGACCGTTCACACTGTGCGCCAGAACGATGTCGTAGTCGGCCACCAAGGGAGCGAAGTGGGCGGTTCCGGGATCCTCGAAGTGAGCATCAAAACTGAGCCCCTCAACGGAGGCAACCCGGTGCAACACTCCGGGAAGCAGCATTTCAGCAGCACTGGGAAAGAAAGCTGCGGAGACCCGTGTCTGCCAACCTTTCCGGTATGTGTCAATGGTGGACTCGGCCCTGGCCATGGCTGTGGCTATGTCCGATGCCGCGGCGGCCATGGCCAGTCCTGCTTCCGTGAGCTGAACTCCCCGGCCCACCTTCTCCACCAGGACAACGCCGATCTCGGCTTGAAGTGTTTTCAACTGCTGCGAAACGGCAGAGGCCGTGACATTCATTGCTTCGGCAGTTGCGCCAACACTTTGCCGGTCCGCCAATTCGCGCAGAATCTGCAGCCTTTTGAAGTCCATGGAGCCAGACTAGGTGACCGAAGGCAATTAACCGGTCCCGAATTCTTTTCACTCCCTGCTTAGTCAGGAAGCTGATATTTACGGCGAAGCAGCAGG contains the following coding sequences:
- a CDS encoding LysR family transcriptional regulator; its protein translation is MDFKRLQILRELADRQSVGATAEAMNVTASAVSQQLKTLQAEIGVVLVEKVGRGVQLTEAGLAMAAAASDIATAMARAESTIDTYRKGWQTRVSAAFFPSAAEMLLPGVLHRVASVEGLSFDAHFEDPGTAHFAPLVADYDIVLAHSVNGPEVFAKKGLTVVPLLEEALDVAMPAGHPLAAKVRLSPPDVIDYPWIGVPEGFPFDTVLRQIELLAGRRASRGQRYPDLRVLEALVGAGHGICLLPRYTARASARRGLVLRPLTGVKASRSIVALSRQEVAARSTIGIVLDMLKSEAAAIAKELNASHVNI